From a region of the Theobroma cacao cultivar B97-61/B2 chromosome 8, Criollo_cocoa_genome_V2, whole genome shotgun sequence genome:
- the LOC18592216 gene encoding uncharacterized protein LOC18592216, which yields MQPQKYYSASSSEIQLRLETLTIGPKKSQTEKHFNSCMIASSVVSSSPSSLIGDYIGTESCFDLDKSEEVCVSKTCDGGHDVNSNDCSGVCDRSRGKREQRRKRTKREFPPPIPSLASTANQFSHMPWVLRRYYTSDGRLILREEKVRHQEYFRAHRSNGRLTLHLVPLDENDLADHHPIDGIEDCEIDHEEAKEEVEVNVFDININNDDEDDKSNIVETLVEDNDAVIEDSIVKCSSMAETPMENGIAANGGKCLNYSSVRASPTCFLGLPVPAIRPVHS from the coding sequence ATGCAGCCCCAGAAATATTATTCAGCATCATCGTCGGAGATACAGCTTCGCCTTGAGACCTTAACGATTGGTCCAAAGAAGAGCCAAACTGAAAAGCATTTCAATTCTTGCATGATTGCCTCAAGCGTGGTTTCCTCATCGCCTTCTTCTTTGATCGGTGATTACATTGGCACGGAGAGTTGCTTTGATCTCGACAAAAGCGAAGAGGTTTGTGTTTCCAAGACTTGTGATGGTGGTCATGATGTTAATAGCAACGATTGTTCTGGGGTTTGCGATAGAAGCCGTGGGAAGAGAGAACAACGGCGTAAGAGGACGAAGAGAGAGTTTCCTCCACCAATACCGTCGCTTGCCAGCACCGCAAATCAGTTTTCTCATATGCCTTGGGTGCTCAGGCGATATTACACTAGCGATGGACGGTTGATTCTTAGGGAGGAGAAGGTGAGACACCAGGAATATTTCCGGGCTCACCGATCCAATGGTCGTTTAACATTGCATCTTGTGCCCTTGGATGAGAACGATTTGGCTGACCATCATCCTATTGATGGTATTGAGGATTGCGAGATTGATCATGAAGAAGCAAAGGAAGAGGTTGAAGTCAATGTTTTTGACATCAATATTAACAATGACGACGAGGATGATAAGAGTAATATTGTTGAAACTTTGGTTGAAGATAATGATGCTGTGATTGAAGATTCAATTGTAAAATGCTCATCAATGGCTGAGACTCCAATGGAGAATGGGATTGCAgcaaatggaggaaaatgCTTGAACTACAGCAGTGTAAGAGCTAGTCCCACTTGTTTTCTCGGTTTGCCAGTGCCAGCAATCAGGCCAGTTCACAGTTAG